A single genomic interval of Fibrobacter sp. UWB13 harbors:
- a CDS encoding TonB-dependent siderophore receptor: MLRIVVFLSMMVAFAAAHESIIFNGIVQDDSFEAHEKLNVEILETGEALQTTVGTPFSVVLPADTLWNICVTNSDTSGAEKEKCYELLYFGNDSTFSKTLGPNEVTVDETISNGGAGAIVSDAQAESKDPAAISDSTSDVDVEKLLASGGANSKVTELKKVVVQLRRRPKRKPGESVVSAKSIKRMPGLAEADVIKSIQALPGVVASSDFSSKIYVRGGAADQNLFLFDNAVVYSPVHFFGLFSTFLVEGIDDVQFYKSGFPAQYGNRLSSVLKMDGRAGGQDSVDEWFSKTSVKISTFAAQLHTEGHQGPARWVLAGRTTYIGYILDLCNAIGLLDLDLDYEFTDLQGTFMYNFSEDTRLKLSFYMGKDRLEFDPLYMDWGNIAIPLGIYHRINGNWDYNATLAYSKFYQTMKVSDLMSIEMLLYTFAGKQWLNYRGIDNHTFTLGYELEYDYERYQEKMASISVADIENAFHHVAYVQDAWKISPDLLLQYGLRFNYQTASKHFGVEPRASLSINLDESKSLELYGGYYLQYMNSIVYTDQETLNEFYYPATTTTDGKHIKPASSWLMAAEYSHRDLFEGYDFTAGVYYKTQNNLNTFAMKQDTSDNSSSSEELVLADNFGTADGYSFGYELSLRKNNGWWFGGINWSQSVSVARANDGSKPYFPSWHQPYALKLDLGINWKGGDDALWRHKKKGRYFRSSLALKYSSGMPISEYKGYYLQQEIGTQKYSDDIVVLPGSRNAGRQTDYFRIDLKAVDMGREGKWNFSWTIINLTNHDNMFYTFYDTRKNPPKKTEITQFPFLPIMLNYEYYF, translated from the coding sequence ATGCTGCGAATTGTTGTTTTTTTGTCGATGATGGTTGCGTTTGCCGCAGCCCACGAAAGTATTATCTTCAATGGAATTGTTCAGGATGACTCGTTTGAAGCTCACGAAAAGCTGAATGTTGAAATTCTTGAAACGGGCGAGGCTCTGCAGACGACCGTGGGGACGCCTTTTAGCGTTGTTCTCCCTGCCGATACGCTTTGGAACATTTGCGTGACGAACTCGGATACTTCTGGTGCCGAGAAGGAAAAATGTTATGAACTCCTGTATTTCGGTAACGATAGCACATTCAGCAAAACGCTTGGCCCCAACGAAGTCACTGTTGACGAAACGATTTCGAACGGAGGTGCGGGTGCCATTGTGAGTGACGCGCAAGCGGAGTCGAAGGATCCGGCGGCAATCTCCGATAGCACTTCCGATGTTGATGTAGAAAAGCTTCTCGCTTCGGGTGGTGCAAATTCCAAAGTGACCGAGCTCAAAAAAGTTGTGGTGCAATTGCGCCGCCGCCCCAAACGCAAGCCGGGTGAATCTGTTGTTTCTGCAAAGTCCATCAAACGCATGCCGGGACTTGCTGAAGCCGATGTCATCAAGAGCATTCAGGCGCTCCCGGGCGTTGTCGCAAGTTCCGATTTCAGTTCCAAGATTTATGTGCGCGGCGGCGCTGCCGACCAGAATCTCTTCCTGTTCGATAACGCTGTCGTCTATTCTCCGGTGCATTTCTTTGGACTTTTCAGCACGTTTCTCGTTGAAGGCATTGACGATGTGCAATTCTACAAGAGCGGATTCCCGGCGCAGTACGGCAATCGTTTGAGTTCTGTGCTCAAGATGGATGGTCGTGCGGGCGGTCAGGATTCTGTAGATGAATGGTTTAGCAAAACGAGCGTCAAGATAAGCACTTTTGCAGCCCAGCTCCATACAGAAGGCCATCAAGGTCCAGCGCGTTGGGTGCTTGCAGGCCGTACAACTTACATTGGCTACATTCTCGATTTGTGCAATGCGATTGGTCTTTTAGATTTGGATTTGGACTATGAATTTACGGACTTGCAGGGAACGTTTATGTACAACTTCTCTGAAGATACTCGCCTGAAACTCAGCTTCTATATGGGTAAGGACCGCTTGGAATTTGACCCGCTTTATATGGACTGGGGTAACATCGCTATTCCGCTTGGTATTTACCACCGCATCAATGGCAACTGGGATTACAATGCAACGCTTGCCTATAGCAAATTCTACCAGACGATGAAAGTGAGCGATCTCATGTCGATTGAAATGCTGCTTTATACCTTTGCGGGTAAACAGTGGCTGAACTATCGCGGTATCGACAATCATACGTTTACTTTGGGTTATGAACTTGAATACGATTACGAACGCTATCAAGAAAAAATGGCTTCAATTAGCGTTGCTGATATTGAAAATGCGTTCCATCACGTCGCTTATGTGCAGGATGCCTGGAAAATTTCGCCAGATTTGCTGTTGCAATATGGATTGCGTTTCAATTACCAGACTGCTTCAAAACATTTTGGTGTTGAACCGCGTGCCTCGTTGTCCATCAATCTTGATGAATCGAAATCGCTGGAACTTTACGGCGGTTACTACTTGCAGTACATGAATTCAATTGTCTATACCGATCAGGAAACACTCAACGAATTCTATTACCCGGCGACGACAACGACGGATGGAAAACACATCAAACCCGCTTCCTCTTGGCTAATGGCGGCGGAGTACAGCCATCGCGACCTCTTTGAAGGTTATGATTTTACCGCAGGCGTTTATTATAAAACGCAAAATAACTTGAATACGTTTGCGATGAAACAGGACACTAGCGATAATTCGTCGTCTTCTGAGGAGCTTGTACTTGCGGATAATTTTGGCACGGCAGATGGTTATTCATTCGGTTATGAGCTTTCGTTGCGTAAAAATAATGGTTGGTGGTTTGGTGGAATCAACTGGAGCCAAAGTGTTAGCGTAGCTCGCGCGAATGATGGTTCTAAGCCGTATTTCCCGAGTTGGCATCAGCCGTATGCTTTAAAGTTGGATTTGGGCATTAACTGGAAAGGTGGTGACGATGCCTTGTGGCGTCACAAGAAAAAAGGCCGCTATTTCCGTTCGTCACTTGCGCTCAAGTATTCATCGGGAATGCCGATTAGTGAGTACAAAGGATATTACCTGCAACAGGAAATCGGAACGCAAAAGTATTCTGACGATATCGTAGTACTCCCGGGAAGCCGCAATGCGGGCCGCCAGACAGACTACTTTAGAATTGACTTGAAGGCTGTTGATATGGGTCGCGAAGGCAAATGGAACTTTAGCTGGACGATTATCAACTTGACGAATCACGACAACATGTTCTACACCTTCTACGATACGCGTAAGAATCCTCCGAAGAAAACAGAAATTACTCAGTTCCCCTTTTTACCGATTATGCTGAATTATGAATACTATTTCTAG
- a CDS encoding caspase family protein, whose translation MFMISNKAFGVLSGLSFAFLFVLLFLASNADAATESGRINRYVVAVSANNGGAGRPMLRYAESDARSFAKVLKEMGGVLPQNVILVKEPSVVALQKEFANLDAKILQDKASNGRDEVLVYYSGHADEKGLRLGEETYAWKDLRNRIDALSADVKIAVIDACGSGAITRVKGGKAVPAFMVDQSSDMKGYAFITSSTQDESSQESDKLKGSFFTHSLVSGLRGAGDLSSDGRVTLSEAYQFAFNETLQKTETTLGGAQHPSRDMNLAGTGDVVMTDLRATGAGLDVDENVSGRLYIRDADGELVAELNKKRGRAMSLGLPPGNYTVNLQHDLDYMGASVKLVNGKREKITAENFKSVMAEQTVLRGEIGGNRMCSSGDTIACSLDSLDHHGRFRTTFKFVDRDKEPRKGLQLGLLTTHANDYMLGTQVSLIANIAKKEMHGLQATTVINVARKHFEGVQISSAVNYAGSFSGSQIGTAVNFTKDKSSGAQIGVVNLAIDTLKGFQVSAGVNYAKATKMQITAGVNAAESSNLQVVAGVNVAKETDVQVSAGVNAAKKSDIQVVAGVNAAHENNKLQVGVVNYATKESGRQWGIVNVCAHCEKTPVGIINIVGNGVWSVTPYINEMGALGGSVHLGTAYFYSALEWAWFFKKGSGFSEFEKKYENGFGIGTQFGQYGSHWELEYMFLTVYDKFRLKDEGKFGYHHRGRVGYVYQVFPGFGLSVGGTLNLTSEGYLNKLLLKPLGDYHDDVSYKDHKGRWWPGFYAGFTIGRF comes from the coding sequence ATGTTTATGATTTCGAATAAGGCTTTTGGGGTGTTGTCTGGTTTGTCTTTTGCATTTCTTTTTGTTTTGCTCTTTTTGGCTTCTAATGCCGATGCTGCAACAGAATCGGGCCGTATCAATCGCTACGTAGTGGCCGTGAGTGCCAATAACGGCGGGGCTGGCCGTCCGATGCTTCGCTATGCGGAAAGTGATGCCCGATCGTTTGCCAAGGTGCTCAAGGAAATGGGTGGCGTGCTTCCGCAGAACGTGATTCTTGTGAAGGAACCTTCTGTTGTTGCTTTGCAAAAGGAATTTGCGAATCTCGATGCAAAAATTTTGCAGGACAAGGCCTCTAATGGTCGCGACGAAGTGCTCGTCTATTACAGCGGTCACGCCGACGAAAAGGGTCTCCGTTTGGGCGAAGAAACTTACGCCTGGAAGGACTTGCGCAATCGCATTGACGCCCTCAGTGCCGATGTGAAAATTGCTGTGATTGATGCTTGCGGTTCTGGTGCAATTACCCGCGTGAAAGGTGGTAAGGCGGTGCCTGCTTTTATGGTCGATCAGAGCAGTGACATGAAGGGCTATGCGTTTATCACGAGCAGCACGCAAGATGAATCTAGCCAGGAAAGCGATAAGCTCAAGGGCTCGTTCTTTACGCATTCGCTTGTGAGCGGTCTCCGTGGCGCAGGCGACTTGAGCAGCGATGGCCGCGTGACGCTCTCGGAAGCGTACCAGTTTGCATTTAACGAAACGCTCCAGAAAACGGAAACAACGCTGGGTGGCGCTCAGCATCCGAGCCGCGACATGAATCTTGCGGGTACGGGTGACGTGGTGATGACCGATTTGCGTGCGACTGGCGCTGGACTTGATGTCGATGAAAATGTTTCTGGTCGCTTGTACATCCGCGATGCCGATGGTGAACTCGTTGCAGAACTCAACAAGAAGCGCGGACGCGCCATGAGTCTGGGGCTTCCGCCGGGCAATTACACGGTGAATCTCCAGCACGATCTTGATTACATGGGCGCTTCTGTGAAGCTTGTGAACGGCAAGCGTGAAAAGATTACGGCTGAAAATTTCAAGAGCGTCATGGCCGAACAGACTGTGTTGCGCGGTGAAATCGGTGGCAATAGAATGTGCTCCAGCGGAGATACAATTGCATGCTCGCTTGATTCCTTGGATCATCATGGTCGCTTCCGTACCACTTTTAAATTCGTGGATCGCGATAAGGAACCTCGTAAGGGATTGCAGTTGGGTTTGCTCACAACTCATGCTAACGATTATATGCTCGGTACGCAGGTAAGCTTGATCGCAAATATCGCGAAAAAGGAAATGCATGGATTGCAAGCGACGACGGTTATCAACGTGGCGAGAAAGCATTTTGAAGGTGTGCAGATTTCTAGTGCAGTAAACTATGCTGGCTCATTTTCGGGTTCGCAGATTGGTACAGCAGTGAACTTTACTAAAGACAAGTCTTCTGGCGCTCAGATCGGTGTTGTGAACTTGGCGATTGACACGCTTAAAGGATTCCAGGTTTCCGCGGGCGTGAACTATGCAAAGGCGACCAAGATGCAGATCACTGCTGGTGTGAATGCTGCGGAATCTTCGAATTTGCAAGTCGTTGCAGGTGTTAACGTTGCCAAAGAAACGGATGTCCAAGTTTCTGCAGGTGTCAATGCAGCTAAGAAGAGCGATATTCAGGTGGTTGCCGGTGTGAATGCCGCTCACGAGAACAACAAGCTCCAAGTCGGTGTTGTCAACTATGCGACAAAGGAATCTGGCCGTCAGTGGGGTATTGTTAACGTCTGTGCCCATTGCGAAAAGACTCCGGTCGGTATCATCAACATCGTCGGAAACGGCGTGTGGAGCGTGACCCCTTACATCAACGAAATGGGAGCGCTCGGCGGATCAGTCCATTTGGGTACAGCGTACTTCTATAGCGCTTTGGAATGGGCTTGGTTCTTCAAGAAGGGCTCTGGCTTTAGCGAATTCGAGAAGAAGTACGAAAATGGCTTTGGTATTGGTACGCAATTCGGGCAGTACGGAAGCCACTGGGAACTGGAATACATGTTCTTGACGGTCTACGACAAATTCCGCCTTAAAGATGAAGGCAAGTTTGGGTATCACCATCGTGGACGTGTGGGCTATGTGTACCAAGTGTTCCCGGGCTTTGGCCTCTCGGTGGGTGGCACGCTGAACTTGACGAGCGAAGGCTATTTGAATAAGCTGTTGCTCAAACCGCTTGGCGATTATCACGATGACGTGAGCTACAAAGATCATAAAGGTCGCTGGTGGCCGGGATTCTACGCTGGCTTTACCATCGGACGATTCTAA
- a CDS encoding RNA polymerase sigma factor, giving the protein MKSLETLKKAGFAKIYEKYAPMVYRRCLQLLRDDADASDLMQDVFLRIYSASERLDMESPSSLLWNTATRLCLNRIRDKRRRGLDVDSSSLLLSIACAEDEHDDYETKNVLAKLFSKEPESSRTMAVLHFVDGMTLEETAREVGLSVSGVRKRLRGLQAKVKTLEVQ; this is encoded by the coding sequence GTGAAAAGCCTAGAAACCTTAAAAAAAGCAGGATTTGCAAAGATTTACGAGAAGTATGCGCCTATGGTCTATAGGCGCTGCCTGCAACTCCTTCGCGATGACGCTGATGCTAGCGACCTCATGCAAGACGTTTTTTTGCGGATTTACTCTGCATCGGAACGCCTGGATATGGAATCGCCGAGCAGCCTTTTGTGGAATACGGCAACGAGACTTTGCCTCAACCGCATTCGTGACAAGCGCCGTCGTGGACTTGACGTAGATTCTTCTAGCCTGCTTTTGAGCATCGCCTGTGCCGAAGACGAGCATGACGATTACGAAACGAAAAATGTGCTGGCAAAGCTCTTTTCGAAGGAACCCGAATCTAGCCGCACAATGGCAGTCCTCCATTTTGTCGATGGAATGACGCTCGAAGAGACTGCCCGTGAAGTCGGACTCTCGGTAAGCGGTGTGCGCAAGCGTTTGCGCGGGTTGCAGGCCAAAGTTAAAACTCTGGAGGTTCAGTGA
- a CDS encoding nitroreductase family protein — MTIEEAVLARHSVRRYASTPLTKEQVEELQSRIRWLNENFALHMQLVLNDDVAFSGRLAHYGSFRNVKNYIAIAGQKSVAGCEASLDERVGYATADIVLLAQMIGLNTCVVGLTFKKTPTIEIDDGEKLELVIAIGNGETQGVQHPMKPVTRIAPDYDQSPDWFKKGIDCVMLAPSALNQFKAKFSVDESGRVFAEKRLGFFSKVDLGIFKYFFEIGSGKEIFRRSMQTLRSSDTI; from the coding sequence ATGACTATTGAAGAGGCTGTTTTAGCACGACATTCTGTGCGTAGGTATGCTTCGACGCCTTTGACCAAAGAGCAGGTCGAAGAATTGCAGTCGCGGATTCGTTGGTTGAATGAAAATTTTGCACTCCACATGCAGCTTGTTTTAAATGACGATGTGGCATTTAGCGGTCGCTTGGCGCATTACGGCTCGTTTCGAAATGTGAAAAATTACATTGCGATTGCGGGTCAAAAGTCTGTGGCGGGGTGCGAAGCTTCGCTCGATGAACGCGTGGGGTATGCGACGGCGGATATCGTGCTTTTGGCGCAGATGATTGGGCTCAATACTTGCGTGGTCGGTCTTACGTTCAAGAAGACTCCGACGATTGAAATTGACGATGGCGAAAAGCTGGAACTCGTGATTGCGATTGGCAATGGGGAGACGCAGGGTGTGCAGCACCCGATGAAGCCTGTGACGCGAATTGCGCCGGATTACGATCAATCTCCGGATTGGTTTAAGAAGGGGATTGATTGTGTGATGCTTGCGCCTTCGGCTTTGAACCAGTTCAAGGCTAAATTTAGCGTTGATGAGAGCGGTCGTGTTTTTGCGGAGAAGCGTTTGGGCTTTTTTAGCAAGGTCGATCTTGGAATTTTCAAGTATTTCTTTGAAATTGGCTCTGGCAAGGAAATTTTCCGCCGTTCCATGCAAACTTTGCGCAGTTCAGACACGATTTAG
- a CDS encoding very short patch repair endonuclease produces MDKVSKKSSAKKKAAKRRRSRKPMTRSQMMQAVHSEDTKPEMIVRKALFEAGFRYRLHRRDLPGTPDIFVQRYGVAIFVNGCFWHQHGCKLTSRPKSNSAFWNDKFDRNIVRDIKTQHELSLLGYRVAIVWECSLRVEGVADAGNMGAALTLERLIDFIKSDDETIEL; encoded by the coding sequence GTGGATAAAGTTTCAAAAAAATCGAGTGCCAAGAAAAAGGCGGCAAAAAGGCGCAGGTCTCGCAAGCCGATGACCCGCTCGCAGATGATGCAGGCGGTCCATTCGGAGGATACAAAGCCCGAGATGATTGTGCGCAAGGCGCTTTTTGAGGCTGGGTTCCGCTATCGGCTTCACCGTCGGGATTTGCCGGGGACGCCGGATATTTTCGTACAAAGGTATGGGGTTGCGATTTTTGTGAACGGGTGTTTTTGGCACCAGCACGGTTGCAAGCTCACGAGCCGTCCGAAGTCGAATTCTGCATTTTGGAACGACAAGTTCGACCGCAACATTGTGCGCGATATTAAAACGCAACACGAACTTTCGCTCTTGGGGTATCGCGTGGCGATTGTCTGGGAGTGTTCCTTGCGTGTAGAAGGTGTTGCCGATGCGGGGAATATGGGGGCAGCCCTCACGTTGGAGCGCTTAATTGATTTTATCAAGAGTGATGACGAGACAATTGAGCTGTAA
- the pepT gene encoding peptidase T codes for MKVQDRFLKYVSFTTTSDENSESCPSTKQQLELAKFLTEELEQIGLSQVKMDENGYVYGLLPATEGRESDTPIGFISHMDTSPDFSGVNPKPQIIEDYDGEDVPLKGSGAVLKVEDFPTLKWLKGRTLITTDGTTLLGADDKAGIAEIVTAMEELIEIDRHAESRGYENLSGHGDIWVCFTPDEEIGRGADRLDLSYFTAKYAYTVDGGYEGDIAYENFNAASATFKIHGKGVHPGEAKGIMKNASLMAAEIAMALPENETPATTEGREGFYHLTDMQGDVTEATLSYIVRDHDQTRFEERQEFLREIAKKFNEKFGEGSIELELKHSYSNMLQIIEKTPEVLERARTAIAAENITPVSDPVRGGTDGAKLSFMGLPCPNLGTGGYGYHGPFEHVTVEGMETVVRIIKRIATSRG; via the coding sequence ATGAAAGTTCAAGACCGCTTTTTAAAATACGTGAGCTTCACCACCACCTCCGACGAGAATAGCGAAAGTTGCCCGAGTACCAAGCAGCAACTCGAACTCGCCAAGTTTTTGACCGAGGAACTTGAACAGATTGGACTTTCACAAGTGAAGATGGATGAGAACGGCTACGTCTACGGACTTCTGCCCGCCACCGAAGGCCGCGAAAGCGACACGCCCATCGGATTCATCAGTCACATGGACACGTCACCGGATTTTTCGGGCGTAAACCCGAAACCGCAAATCATCGAAGATTACGATGGCGAAGATGTACCCCTCAAGGGCTCGGGAGCTGTGCTCAAGGTCGAAGACTTCCCCACGCTCAAATGGCTCAAGGGCCGCACACTCATCACGACTGACGGCACAACGCTCCTCGGCGCCGACGACAAGGCAGGCATTGCCGAAATCGTGACCGCCATGGAAGAGCTCATCGAAATCGACCGCCACGCCGAAAGCCGCGGTTACGAGAACCTCTCCGGCCACGGAGACATTTGGGTCTGCTTCACACCAGACGAAGAAATCGGACGCGGCGCCGACCGTCTGGACTTGAGCTATTTCACGGCTAAATACGCCTACACCGTCGACGGCGGATACGAAGGCGACATCGCTTACGAGAACTTCAACGCCGCAAGCGCCACCTTCAAGATTCACGGCAAGGGCGTGCATCCCGGCGAAGCCAAGGGCATCATGAAAAACGCAAGCCTCATGGCCGCCGAAATTGCGATGGCGCTCCCCGAAAACGAAACACCCGCCACCACCGAAGGCCGCGAAGGATTCTACCACCTGACCGACATGCAAGGCGACGTGACCGAAGCGACACTCAGCTACATCGTCCGCGACCACGACCAGACGCGATTTGAAGAACGCCAAGAATTCCTACGCGAAATCGCCAAAAAGTTTAACGAAAAATTCGGCGAAGGCTCTATCGAGCTCGAGCTCAAGCATTCCTACAGCAACATGCTGCAGATCATCGAAAAAACGCCTGAAGTCCTTGAACGCGCACGCACCGCCATTGCTGCCGAAAACATCACGCCGGTAAGCGACCCTGTGCGCGGCGGCACCGACGGCGCCAAACTCAGCTTTATGGGACTCCCCTGCCCAAATCTCGGCACGGGCGGCTACGGCTACCACGGTCCCTTCGAACACGTGACCGTCGAAGGCATGGAAACAGTCGTCCGCATCATCAAGAGAATCGCCACCAGCAGGGGTTAA
- a CDS encoding SLC13 family permease: protein MLQGLLSFELLGLSGNAWFTIAVILALFASMMFSKLRTDLIFVAAMSALFISGVLDVKSAFGGFCAPSVLVIGVLFAVIAGLNQTGVLNWIVKHLMGTPKTLTGAITRLMLPVALLSSLLTNTTIVALFINIVKIWSKKLGISPSKLLIPLSYASGMGGICTLIGTPPNLIISGLYTDATGIHLGIFTTTICGLFCLAVGILSVIALQKLLPERKSPLSGLSDDEMTLELCVPSKHNFIGMTLREIYDSNPRGFEKDKNGILAIRRFDNEVEVATPDSIIMGADHIIVSGKAEQLQWICNNLNLKNEHLEGVIENAAVGKKFGKKTVISAAIMIAMVLLSAFNIMPLLSSCILAAAAMILFRCCSSTQAMNAINWEIIIVFAGSICLGKALEITGVASKIANSILSVSGSNPYITLAIMCVVATFITEFISNTAAAALFCPIALSAASALGVNQLTFCIALMIAASSSFATPIGSPTHMLVYGPGGYHFTDFVKIGLPMNFIILAANIFITTLIFPF, encoded by the coding sequence ATGTTACAAGGTTTACTTTCTTTTGAACTATTGGGACTCTCGGGAAATGCGTGGTTTACAATAGCTGTAATCCTCGCACTTTTTGCGTCCATGATGTTTTCAAAATTGCGCACCGACCTCATCTTTGTCGCCGCCATGTCCGCTTTATTCATAAGCGGAGTCCTTGATGTCAAGAGCGCATTTGGCGGTTTCTGCGCACCGTCCGTCCTCGTCATTGGCGTCCTTTTCGCAGTCATTGCAGGTCTCAATCAGACAGGCGTTTTGAACTGGATTGTCAAGCACCTGATGGGCACCCCAAAAACTCTCACGGGAGCCATCACGCGCCTCATGCTCCCCGTCGCCCTTTTAAGTTCTCTCCTCACCAACACGACCATCGTCGCCTTGTTCATCAACATCGTGAAGATTTGGTCCAAAAAGCTCGGCATTTCGCCGTCCAAGCTTTTGATCCCACTCAGTTACGCTTCTGGAATGGGCGGCATCTGCACCTTGATCGGAACTCCACCAAACCTCATTATTTCAGGGCTCTACACCGACGCGACCGGCATCCATCTCGGGATTTTCACGACAACGATTTGCGGGCTATTCTGCCTTGCTGTTGGCATTTTGTCTGTCATCGCACTGCAGAAGCTCCTCCCCGAACGCAAGTCCCCGTTAAGCGGGCTCAGCGATGACGAAATGACACTCGAACTCTGCGTGCCCTCAAAGCATAACTTTATCGGCATGACTTTGCGAGAAATCTACGACAGCAATCCGCGCGGTTTCGAGAAAGACAAGAACGGCATTCTCGCCATCCGCCGTTTCGATAACGAAGTCGAAGTTGCTACCCCCGATTCCATCATCATGGGCGCAGACCACATCATCGTATCGGGCAAGGCGGAGCAACTCCAGTGGATTTGCAACAACCTCAACTTGAAAAACGAGCATCTGGAAGGCGTCATTGAAAACGCAGCCGTCGGAAAAAAATTTGGAAAGAAAACCGTTATTTCCGCAGCAATCATGATTGCCATGGTGCTCCTTTCGGCATTTAATATAATGCCGTTACTTTCGTCTTGCATACTCGCTGCCGCAGCCATGATCCTTTTCCGTTGCTGTTCAAGCACGCAAGCAATGAACGCCATCAACTGGGAAATCATCATCGTTTTTGCAGGAAGCATTTGCCTTGGCAAAGCGCTTGAAATCACCGGTGTCGCCTCAAAAATCGCAAACAGCATTCTGAGCGTGAGCGGGAGTAACCCCTACATTACACTTGCCATCATGTGCGTTGTCGCAACCTTCATCACCGAATTCATCAGCAATACAGCAGCAGCAGCACTGTTCTGCCCCATTGCATTGAGCGCCGCGAGCGCCCTTGGCGTAAACCAGCTCACATTCTGTATCGCACTCATGATTGCCGCAAGCAGTAGCTTTGCTACCCCGATTGGCTCCCCCACCCACATGCTCGTTTACGGCCCGGGCGGTTACCATTTTACAGATTTTGTTAAAATCGGCCTTCCAATGAATTTTATCATCCTAGCCGCAAATATATTTATAACAACTTTGATTTTTCCCTTTTAA
- a CDS encoding fibrobacter succinogenes major paralogous domain-containing protein yields the protein MHISFIIFNIFVLIVIVVAAYALGRRISKETKQNAPEALNNTPYEDCVKENEAKFKYGTFTDARDGETYRTIQIGNQVWMAENLRFKTEGSYAPNNDESNVAKFGRLYTWTKALDIPDEYAEQSTAKDIEMHNKIKDKNYKGIAPEGWHIPSNKEWEQLLSNLDAKSDGGELRGKFMWKNKGKDTFGFFALPAGYRFDNGNFCHFSRRARFWSKDEYGKANAFRLSITNNSVDIEGVYRSDALSIRCVKNV from the coding sequence ATGCATATTTCATTCATCATATTCAATATCTTTGTTCTCATTGTCATCGTCGTTGCTGCATACGCACTAGGGCGTAGAATCAGCAAGGAAACCAAGCAGAATGCGCCCGAAGCTTTGAACAACACGCCTTACGAAGACTGCGTCAAGGAAAACGAAGCCAAGTTCAAATACGGGACATTCACGGACGCCCGCGATGGAGAAACGTACCGCACCATTCAAATCGGAAACCAGGTCTGGATGGCAGAAAACCTGCGCTTCAAGACCGAAGGTAGCTACGCTCCGAACAACGATGAATCGAACGTCGCAAAGTTTGGTCGTTTGTACACATGGACAAAGGCTTTGGACATTCCTGATGAATACGCTGAACAGTCTACGGCAAAAGACATCGAGATGCACAACAAAATCAAGGACAAGAACTACAAAGGCATTGCCCCAGAAGGTTGGCATATTCCGAGCAACAAGGAATGGGAACAGCTCCTCAGCAATCTTGACGCAAAGTCCGATGGTGGTGAGTTGCGCGGCAAATTCATGTGGAAGAACAAGGGCAAGGATACGTTCGGATTCTTCGCGCTCCCGGCGGGTTACCGCTTTGACAACGGCAACTTCTGCCATTTCAGCAGACGCGCCCGTTTCTGGAGCAAGGATGAATACGGCAAGGCTAATGCATTCCGCCTGAGCATTACCAACAATTCCGTTGATATCGAAGGCGTGTACAGATCCGACGCACTTTCAATCCGCTGTGTGAAGAACGTGTAA